One window from the genome of Natrialba magadii ATCC 43099 encodes:
- a CDS encoding phospholipase D-like domain-containing protein: protein MAEQDKKIQREILKWLYERFNDDPLTEWGGNEIFESLSEYSREDIIYNVERLNGEFLENEPTMSSKVARIQITPAGIEELYSQGYETILESDTRYEILRVLYQAIREDPGWGYIDRDQLIAEADANEDEVDQNIWYLKEKRFVETRGGGGGLFYHQIKITQSGSERFEQFEEDGVEIPRIGSRQKFRQASIGPGESGKAENLFRDFAELARDEVIIIDRFAREGLYDLLQHVPKGVEIKVVTTDRVTGGGYQKRVNQFVQNHSTIEVRFLPDSDWDFHDRYVIRDREDGWAWGHSFHDAGDTQHTASELRPINRETIIGQFENAWQKGSVIV, encoded by the coding sequence ATGGCAGAGCAGGACAAAAAGATCCAACGTGAAATCCTGAAATGGTTGTATGAACGATTCAACGACGATCCGTTAACAGAGTGGGGCGGGAATGAGATATTCGAAAGCCTCAGCGAGTACAGCAGGGAAGATATCATATACAACGTAGAACGGCTCAACGGAGAATTTTTAGAGAACGAGCCGACGATGAGCAGTAAGGTTGCACGGATACAGATCACGCCAGCTGGGATTGAGGAGCTGTATTCCCAAGGTTACGAGACGATCCTTGAATCGGATACTCGGTACGAAATTTTGAGGGTTCTGTATCAAGCGATTAGAGAGGATCCTGGGTGGGGCTATATCGACCGAGATCAGTTGATAGCTGAAGCCGACGCTAACGAAGATGAAGTTGATCAGAATATCTGGTACTTGAAGGAGAAGCGGTTTGTAGAGACCAGAGGAGGTGGTGGCGGTCTTTTCTATCACCAGATCAAGATTACTCAGAGTGGTAGTGAACGGTTCGAGCAGTTTGAGGAGGACGGAGTTGAAATCCCACGTATCGGCAGCCGGCAGAAGTTTCGGCAGGCATCGATTGGTCCTGGTGAGTCGGGGAAGGCGGAGAATCTGTTTCGAGACTTCGCTGAGTTAGCGCGTGACGAGGTCATCATTATCGACCGTTTTGCCCGTGAGGGACTGTACGATCTGTTACAGCATGTACCGAAAGGTGTTGAGATCAAGGTGGTTACGACCGACCGTGTTACGGGAGGTGGTTATCAGAAACGGGTGAACCAGTTCGTTCAGAATCATTCGACTATTGAGGTTCGATTTCTCCCCGATAGTGACTGGGATTTCCATGACCGCTATGTTATTCGAGATAGAGAAGATGGTTGGGCGTGGGGTCATTCATTCCATGATGCCGGAGATACACAGCATACGGCTTCAGAACTCAGACCGATTAACCGGGAGACGATTATTGGCCAGTTCGAAAATGCTTGGCAGAAAGGAAGTGTGATCGTATGA
- a CDS encoding DUF1156 domain-containing protein — protein MSQETDRSADREERNELPIERGYPIEQVNEIVDRENRAKRYYRPLSTLHKWWARRLGSVFRTICLYTLLDDPKEVSVIESGNNETLGDFGGGHSEVQQLLEQVDLADPESLWELYPKDVRVDDKKVLDPFMGGGTSLMEASRFGASVVGNDLNPVAWFVTKKELEAGQTDPDTLESAFDEVEERVADSIGEHYSTSCPTCEKDADVMYYLWVNELDCTSCSETVSLFKDYRVAKGRYDDKDKYNILCPDCESIFLVDEWRESCTCPACQNEFTPSQGTADGADYSCHDCGQRYPVMDAVNEQDGLKPRLYAIEYYCPHCDDRGLDRSEVKGYKVPDDRDIERHREAVEEWENSPELRSYVPSLEIPLGIKTDSAAFDESVGGGHNLLRYGYTQWTDLFSERQLLCLSKLLKAIDEVEDNNAREYLLTAFSDSLMFNNMFTIYNLQGHKIEGVFRGNYFKPSKEFVENNPWGTKYGRGTFIKSWDKIKAGVDWAKAPVERHIIDGSTEKTEPFGQPVGEEFELLCGDVRDLEFQDEFDAVLTDPPYYNNVIYSELSNFFYVWLRLLLSEEYEQFEPESTPRADSIVTNPAEGKTEEDFEKELRESFSVVHSALKSDGVLAFTYHHSNVESWGELLEALCDVGFEVTATYPVTADTNRATYKLTEGDAVSFDIIIVARPASERKPISWNSLRRQIYRTAQQTRQRLEENRNISRGDIGVIEMGECFHEYSKHHGKVMRAGEEMSAKEVVEEIYGVIQQGSEIGEIDVFFDLLETDEPTYDDLNKLTRGTNANPEQMEDMHLYRRDDGEFLLGTWDDEKRMAYIQERVNGDGDNGLNALEKAQFLRYRYEKGKSTQNYLEKWDIDDELRELCEGLADATGDDTYRRILGADSSLSEF, from the coding sequence ATGTCTCAGGAAACGGATCGCTCTGCTGACCGAGAGGAACGGAATGAACTACCGATAGAACGCGGGTACCCGATTGAACAAGTCAATGAGATTGTTGACCGGGAAAATCGAGCAAAGCGATACTACCGTCCACTATCCACCCTTCATAAGTGGTGGGCACGGCGACTGGGGAGTGTCTTCCGCACAATTTGCCTCTACACACTCTTAGATGACCCAAAGGAGGTATCGGTCATAGAGTCCGGAAATAACGAGACACTCGGAGATTTTGGTGGCGGACACAGCGAAGTTCAGCAGTTATTGGAACAGGTTGATTTAGCAGACCCTGAGAGCCTGTGGGAACTCTACCCAAAAGATGTACGAGTAGATGACAAGAAGGTACTTGATCCGTTCATGGGTGGTGGGACATCACTTATGGAAGCATCGCGTTTCGGAGCTTCTGTCGTTGGCAATGATCTGAATCCTGTTGCGTGGTTCGTGACGAAGAAAGAGCTTGAAGCGGGGCAAACCGACCCTGATACGTTGGAATCTGCTTTCGATGAAGTCGAAGAGCGTGTTGCAGATTCTATTGGTGAACATTACAGTACCTCTTGTCCGACCTGTGAGAAGGATGCGGATGTAATGTACTATCTGTGGGTGAACGAACTTGACTGTACATCTTGTAGCGAGACTGTTTCACTATTCAAGGATTATCGTGTGGCAAAAGGTCGGTATGATGACAAAGACAAATACAATATTCTTTGTCCCGACTGTGAATCTATATTCTTAGTCGATGAGTGGCGGGAAAGCTGTACGTGTCCTGCGTGCCAAAATGAGTTTACACCATCACAAGGAACTGCTGATGGTGCAGACTATTCTTGTCATGATTGTGGACAGCGTTATCCTGTCATGGACGCGGTAAATGAACAGGATGGACTCAAGCCCCGCCTCTACGCAATAGAATACTATTGTCCACATTGCGACGACCGGGGATTAGATCGCAGCGAAGTGAAGGGGTACAAGGTGCCCGATGACCGAGATATTGAGCGACATCGAGAAGCTGTTGAGGAGTGGGAAAATAGCCCGGAACTCCGGTCATACGTTCCATCACTCGAAATCCCGCTTGGAATAAAGACTGATAGTGCAGCATTTGATGAAAGCGTAGGCGGCGGGCACAATCTCCTACGATATGGGTATACCCAATGGACAGACTTATTCAGCGAGAGACAACTTCTTTGCCTTTCTAAACTGTTGAAAGCAATAGATGAAGTTGAAGATAATAATGCACGTGAGTATCTCCTCACAGCGTTTTCTGATTCACTTATGTTCAATAATATGTTCACAATATACAATCTTCAAGGGCACAAGATAGAGGGCGTCTTTAGAGGAAATTATTTCAAACCCTCTAAGGAATTTGTTGAAAATAACCCATGGGGGACAAAGTATGGCCGTGGTACATTTATCAAGTCATGGGACAAGATAAAAGCAGGTGTCGACTGGGCTAAAGCCCCTGTAGAGCGCCATATTATAGATGGCTCTACCGAAAAGACTGAGCCTTTCGGACAGCCTGTTGGAGAAGAATTTGAACTTCTGTGTGGAGATGTTCGTGATCTTGAATTCCAAGATGAATTTGATGCAGTTTTAACCGACCCACCATACTATAATAACGTGATCTATTCAGAACTTTCTAATTTCTTTTATGTGTGGCTGCGACTGTTGCTATCTGAAGAATATGAACAATTTGAACCGGAGTCCACACCAAGAGCAGACAGTATTGTTACTAACCCCGCTGAAGGAAAGACAGAAGAGGATTTTGAGAAAGAACTGCGAGAATCCTTTTCAGTCGTTCACAGCGCCCTCAAATCAGACGGTGTTCTCGCTTTCACATATCATCATAGCAACGTAGAATCATGGGGTGAACTCCTCGAAGCCCTTTGTGATGTTGGGTTTGAAGTTACAGCTACGTATCCGGTAACAGCCGATACGAATCGGGCGACATACAAACTAACGGAAGGTGATGCGGTTTCGTTCGATATAATCATCGTAGCCCGTCCTGCATCGGAGCGGAAGCCTATTTCGTGGAATAGCCTCCGACGGCAAATATACCGGACAGCACAGCAAACCCGCCAACGGCTTGAAGAGAATCGTAATATTTCACGTGGTGATATTGGGGTCATTGAGATGGGTGAGTGCTTCCATGAGTATTCCAAACACCACGGAAAAGTCATGCGGGCGGGCGAGGAGATGAGCGCCAAGGAAGTTGTCGAAGAAATCTATGGCGTTATCCAACAGGGAAGTGAGATTGGCGAGATTGATGTATTCTTTGACCTACTTGAGACTGATGAACCGACCTACGACGACCTGAACAAACTCACGCGAGGAACGAACGCGAACCCTGAGCAAATGGAAGATATGCACCTCTACCGGAGAGATGATGGCGAGTTCCTTCTTGGAACATGGGACGATGAAAAGCGCATGGCCTACATCCAAGAGCGTGTGAACGGAGACGGAGATAATGGCCTGAACGCTCTTGAAAAGGCACAATTCCTTCGCTACCGCTACGAAAAGGGCAAATCCACACAAAACTATCTTGAGAAGTGGGACATAGACGACGAGCTCCGCGAGCTGTGTGAAGGATTAGCCGACGCGACTGGCGACGACACCTACCGACGCATCCTTGGAGCCGACTCTTCACTGAGTGAGTTCTAA
- a CDS encoding DUF499 domain-containing protein, whose product MAQTGSLSNTLEDTVTLSRELREDGQIDGQVKLYNVDDDNEFESDAELFFERTLMTQGLREALSILRDSLTGDDPRGTHILYGPYGSGKSHQMVALYHCFDDPVAAGSWATEEIEEFESSLPESAVPITVAMQNEQYEYLWEPFFEALHYDPGTYESGGYPDMQTIQDAVGDDTVAFFVDELEDWFDTLQGDRKSANKAFLQSLLESTALSDLELYTIVSVLREGSEVHDILNREQAVEVNMNNQVDKREVLHHRLIEDTDESAAREIVNGYFDAYDQSDHVTIPDDLLSEMHDLYPFHPVLLDALETRYYADEGNQNTRGMIYLFSKVLLEMQDQTNLITHGDIDGIEFEGELSKINYERLNAATGDIKNRVDEDDVPHGRRILNTILLYSLKPSEGEGAEVSEIVMGAYQTGDLVSDVVLNLERLHGVAWHLHKLNGKYAIRDRQNPNALIRNAAVDVSERSAKAETADFITDIFGSNASPVGFRTDDIRDVPDDRDIKVVVKDDQWTQEEVERVITNDSRGREWRNTLVFVQPSGDKAIESGTRYIDKARYIEGARQVLADESLDDEIRESIQSMKDQEVSELREELQLLYGEVLDGDNLLQEFDLVAPMDLDVYVSDGPELDASNIADSAAADPFDLQSHVWPIVSDLMERRGEISIEDVYEQFLRDPELPIPGSANDVLNATVEALEGKPVLARDSGGFRDDPSGSSLDTVLVRKEDVDVWGVDDVEQQLRQRFGSGTTALDIGDFELELVEDGEIWLDGDSHDVVMRAIGRLNREDQYVVVRGNEILDKPQSDGTLRDVGSATTVGGSYLAERIEEAIDAEGYANLETIIGEIRADESVFLPPDETETAAREAVNEFLIDEYVLEAGGRYLDSLGDRNPMTVKIVPTVSDRIGKQIIDYLTDLDIGDQFTVTKVTDRFDSSVTEDMVQTFLLQNLGREEEPVYVVGPTGSEKSSDWVPGYPFRIPDVGSETWRFEYNGDDVAAMRRKWRRDHQTGTVEYGDVTFMLPDREGVPGALQGTADIERSQVSLTLRSEQDYTKVQDLFERMPDEASSLKVEISFQK is encoded by the coding sequence ATGGCACAAACCGGATCTTTATCAAATACCCTCGAAGACACGGTAACCCTCAGCCGTGAACTTCGAGAAGACGGACAAATAGATGGTCAAGTAAAGCTCTACAACGTCGACGACGACAACGAATTCGAGTCCGACGCGGAGCTCTTCTTCGAACGGACGCTGATGACTCAGGGGCTCCGAGAGGCCCTCTCGATCCTCCGCGATTCCTTGACTGGCGATGACCCACGGGGGACGCACATCCTCTATGGCCCCTATGGGAGTGGGAAATCCCACCAAATGGTGGCGCTGTACCACTGTTTCGATGATCCCGTTGCTGCGGGTTCGTGGGCAACCGAGGAAATTGAGGAGTTCGAATCATCGCTTCCGGAGTCTGCAGTCCCAATCACGGTCGCTATGCAGAACGAACAGTACGAGTACCTTTGGGAGCCGTTCTTCGAGGCACTCCACTACGACCCCGGGACGTACGAGTCCGGCGGCTATCCGGACATGCAGACGATTCAGGACGCCGTCGGCGATGACACCGTCGCGTTCTTCGTCGACGAGCTTGAGGACTGGTTCGATACGCTCCAAGGGGACCGCAAGAGCGCGAACAAGGCCTTCCTCCAATCGCTGCTCGAATCGACAGCACTGTCCGATTTAGAGCTCTACACTATCGTCTCTGTTCTTCGTGAGGGCTCCGAGGTCCACGATATTCTGAACCGGGAACAGGCGGTCGAAGTCAACATGAACAACCAGGTGGACAAGCGCGAAGTCCTCCACCACCGGTTGATCGAGGACACTGACGAATCAGCTGCTCGTGAGATCGTGAACGGGTACTTCGACGCCTACGATCAGTCGGACCACGTCACCATTCCTGACGACCTCCTCTCGGAGATGCACGACCTCTACCCGTTCCATCCTGTCCTCCTTGATGCGCTTGAGACGCGGTACTACGCTGACGAGGGGAACCAGAACACGCGCGGGATGATCTACCTCTTCTCGAAGGTCCTCCTCGAAATGCAGGACCAGACAAACCTGATCACACACGGGGATATCGATGGGATCGAGTTTGAGGGCGAACTCTCCAAGATTAACTACGAACGACTGAACGCTGCGACCGGCGACATCAAGAATCGGGTGGATGAGGACGATGTCCCCCATGGTCGCCGCATCCTCAACACCATCCTGCTCTACTCACTGAAGCCGAGCGAGGGAGAGGGCGCAGAGGTCTCGGAGATCGTGATGGGGGCGTACCAGACGGGCGACCTCGTCTCCGATGTCGTGCTCAACCTTGAGCGACTACACGGCGTCGCCTGGCACCTCCACAAGCTGAACGGGAAATACGCCATCCGGGATCGTCAGAACCCGAACGCACTCATTCGGAACGCCGCAGTCGATGTCTCCGAGCGATCAGCGAAGGCCGAAACCGCCGACTTCATAACCGACATCTTCGGGTCGAACGCATCTCCCGTTGGCTTCCGAACTGACGATATTCGGGACGTCCCGGACGACCGCGACATCAAGGTCGTGGTAAAGGACGATCAATGGACACAGGAGGAGGTTGAGCGCGTAATCACAAACGACAGCCGCGGGCGTGAGTGGCGGAACACGCTCGTGTTCGTGCAGCCCTCCGGCGACAAGGCGATTGAATCGGGGACTCGATACATCGATAAAGCACGGTACATCGAAGGTGCCCGTCAGGTCCTCGCCGATGAGTCCCTCGATGACGAGATCCGCGAGTCAATTCAGTCGATGAAAGACCAGGAGGTAAGCGAGCTCCGTGAAGAACTGCAGCTGCTCTATGGAGAGGTTCTAGACGGAGACAACCTGCTCCAAGAGTTCGATCTCGTAGCACCGATGGACCTCGATGTCTATGTCTCCGATGGACCGGAACTCGATGCTTCGAACATCGCGGACTCCGCGGCGGCAGATCCCTTCGACCTGCAGTCTCACGTGTGGCCCATCGTGTCGGACCTGATGGAGCGTCGCGGCGAGATCTCGATCGAGGACGTGTACGAGCAGTTCCTCCGTGATCCGGAACTCCCGATTCCCGGAAGCGCGAACGACGTGTTGAACGCAACCGTGGAAGCCCTCGAAGGGAAGCCAGTGTTAGCTCGTGACTCCGGCGGCTTCCGTGACGACCCCTCCGGAAGTTCGCTTGACACCGTCTTGGTCCGAAAGGAGGACGTGGACGTGTGGGGTGTTGACGACGTCGAACAGCAACTCCGCCAGCGGTTCGGAAGCGGGACGACGGCGCTTGATATCGGTGACTTCGAGTTGGAACTGGTCGAGGATGGCGAGATCTGGCTCGACGGCGACAGCCACGACGTCGTGATGCGTGCTATCGGGCGGCTGAACCGCGAGGACCAATACGTGGTCGTTCGGGGCAACGAGATTCTCGATAAGCCGCAGTCGGATGGGACACTCCGGGACGTCGGGAGTGCGACGACTGTCGGTGGGTCGTATCTCGCCGAGCGTATTGAAGAGGCGATCGATGCAGAGGGGTACGCAAACCTCGAAACGATCATTGGCGAGATCCGCGCGGACGAATCTGTGTTCCTCCCGCCGGACGAAACCGAGACGGCAGCCCGCGAGGCAGTGAATGAATTCCTCATCGACGAGTACGTGCTAGAAGCTGGCGGGCGGTATTTGGACTCTCTCGGCGACCGGAATCCGATGACGGTGAAGATCGTTCCGACAGTCTCCGACCGTATCGGCAAACAGATTATAGACTATCTAACCGACCTTGATATCGGTGACCAGTTCACCGTGACCAAGGTCACCGATCGGTTCGATAGCTCCGTTACGGAGGACATGGTACAAACATTCCTTCTGCAGAACCTCGGCCGTGAGGAGGAGCCAGTGTACGTCGTCGGGCCCACAGGGTCCGAGAAGTCGTCCGATTGGGTGCCGGGTTATCCGTTCCGGATCCCCGACGTCGGTTCAGAGACGTGGCGATTCGAGTACAACGGCGACGACGTCGCCGCCATGCGCAGAAAATGGCGAAGAGACCACCAGACCGGGACTGTCGAGTACGGCGACGTCACGTTCATGCTCCCGGACCGGGAGGGTGTACCCGGCGCGCTTCAGGGGACGGCCGACATCGAACGTTCGCAAGTGAGCTTGACGCTCCGCTCCGAACAGGATTACACCAAGGTACAGGACTTGTTCGAGCGTATGCCCGACGAGGCGTCGAGTTTGAAAGTCGAGATTAGCTTCCAAAAGTAA
- a CDS encoding serine integrase family protein, with translation MADMLLNMLIVLDDAERKMIQDRVQQGVDKARRDGKRVGRPPFGYYVEDGFMYQDPVEYNRAQNFIREVKKGRSKSTTADYFEIPQSAVQSILKRAEQNYEISFDNDEWKGERAKVEAGEKQLEPLGR, from the coding sequence ATGGCCGACATGCTACTGAACATGCTGATAGTGCTGGACGACGCCGAACGGAAGATGATCCAAGACCGCGTGCAGCAAGGAGTCGATAAAGCCCGGCGCGATGGGAAGCGAGTCGGGAGACCTCCCTTCGGTTACTATGTTGAAGACGGGTTCATGTACCAGGATCCGGTCGAGTACAACCGCGCTCAGAACTTCATCAGGGAAGTCAAGAAAGGACGGTCCAAGAGTACGACCGCGGATTACTTCGAAATCCCGCAGTCGGCCGTCCAGTCGATCCTGAAGCGCGCTGAGCAGAACTACGAAATCTCGTTCGACAATGACGAGTGGAAGGGCGAACGTGCGAAGGTCGAAGCCGGGGAGAAACAACTCGAACCCCTCGGAA
- a CDS encoding AAA family ATPase: MGNSSDDTYTLEGAKEEIDILRRVEEDVIDAIENAEDEDVLQYLIEDEKLDETHDGKRGLGKVRRAVLESTLASDRLKRVVSLRGDETPKDILVPEDVTRNAKVALEAGKPVVLYGPTGTGKTTFAKQLARDTGIGYSLHTATPSWTPSDIIGGISPDYTGESLSYRTKLGCVSEGVQRARRFDVKYGVILDEITRADISKIFGPLYTAIENPHQTIFETDEGETIQLDERVNIICTMNMSDRTVNELDNAITRRFAMIELDEYEEDKRRQLFRDWLDTHVSGQTDIDDSELLRLFERDYEGINHGNESTAQGAIMRFGPMHYRDVAVFVGVACREGGEYEYDQTDSVGQAFRTYIVPRLLNSAAFPQVERIAEHYRALNDEFEEFDLAPAAELAERELEQERRQMGSYE; encoded by the coding sequence ATGGGTAATTCGTCCGACGATACATACACACTGGAGGGCGCCAAAGAGGAGATTGACATCCTTCGACGTGTCGAGGAGGACGTTATAGACGCGATTGAAAACGCTGAAGATGAGGACGTGTTACAATATCTCATCGAAGACGAGAAACTGGACGAGACACACGATGGAAAGCGTGGGCTCGGCAAAGTTCGACGTGCAGTTCTTGAATCTACACTTGCGTCTGACCGTCTCAAGCGCGTCGTGAGTCTCCGAGGTGACGAAACGCCCAAAGACATCCTGGTTCCTGAGGACGTTACGCGAAACGCCAAAGTCGCGCTTGAGGCAGGGAAACCCGTCGTGCTCTATGGACCGACGGGAACGGGCAAGACGACGTTTGCGAAGCAGTTGGCCCGAGATACGGGAATCGGATACTCACTCCACACCGCGACGCCTTCGTGGACACCCTCGGACATCATCGGTGGAATCAGTCCCGACTACACTGGTGAATCGCTAAGCTATCGGACCAAGCTCGGCTGTGTCTCGGAGGGTGTTCAACGGGCTCGGCGGTTCGACGTCAAATACGGTGTCATCCTCGACGAGATTACCCGGGCCGACATCTCAAAGATCTTCGGGCCACTTTACACCGCCATCGAAAACCCGCACCAGACGATTTTCGAGACCGATGAGGGAGAGACCATCCAACTCGACGAGCGGGTAAACATCATCTGTACGATGAACATGTCGGACCGCACAGTAAACGAACTCGACAACGCGATCACCCGCCGGTTCGCCATGATCGAGTTGGACGAATACGAGGAGGACAAGCGACGGCAGCTGTTCAGAGACTGGCTCGACACACACGTTTCAGGACAGACTGATATCGACGACAGCGAGTTGCTCCGTCTCTTTGAGCGAGACTACGAGGGGATCAACCACGGCAACGAATCCACGGCACAGGGAGCAATCATGCGGTTCGGTCCGATGCACTACCGCGACGTCGCCGTGTTCGTCGGTGTCGCCTGCCGAGAAGGTGGGGAGTACGAATACGACCAAACCGATTCGGTCGGACAAGCCTTCCGAACGTACATCGTTCCCCGGCTGCTGAACTCCGCAGCGTTCCCACAGGTGGAGCGAATTGCAGAACACTACCGGGCGCTGAACGACGAGTTTGAGGAATTCGACCTCGCCCCGGCGGCTGAACTCGCTGAACGGGAACTTGAACAGGAGCGACGCCAGATGGGTTCATACGAGTAA
- a CDS encoding 5-methylcytosine restriction system specificity protein McrC: MSSIDEVYQYGRDTFDVPERGEIRIEDCPSTITDQLRRASFTQESPGVFTKRQEALDSDQQYDVITVTVEGDDGDVIHVSATDIVGAVSLTPSSKVTISPKIDWGPIFDMLLAVYDQNRSIDYHGIPLQDFLSDDIELDDVLVVMAINYLEGLETIQRNGYIRDLILRRTNSLEGRGEIDVEQTLLNHARGTVEPNWIRNETEYDNAANSLLHYAGKTLLRLFRQNASEYDHPGYDRIFSEVHREIERLEGMGVDSGLDRIDEYRRITLGDLPKQRQYYRKAFDVAKAVLSSSLGQQLKDGPRELVVDYVLNMESLFEQYSQVVIERELSYIKSYDHFDSIANVKPASSPSVNPFEGENQIYHEPDHALQEGEETIAVLDSKYYAEGHDPVKESQSRSRLFSYAYLLHADRLAFLCPLLEPRRRRVTQTGAELEIVSPTGDFSLDKYDEVVHEYLHSVLVEIHPELEPFHAIAENKLCLDGVDESDLSKAADMNGPFAFQDPRDFSLQVVKAAADEHSYNVRNRYDLEHGGDWTREQIETRCGRRNEYTWTCLPVFYEGGGEDWVDLYFLKRDTGEVEKEGPLKLL; the protein is encoded by the coding sequence ATGAGTAGCATCGACGAAGTCTATCAGTACGGCCGGGATACGTTCGACGTCCCCGAGCGAGGGGAGATCCGGATAGAGGACTGTCCGTCGACCATCACTGATCAACTTCGTCGCGCGTCATTCACGCAGGAGAGCCCCGGCGTGTTCACGAAGCGCCAGGAGGCTCTCGACTCCGACCAACAGTACGATGTCATCACGGTGACTGTGGAGGGTGACGACGGCGACGTCATTCACGTTTCCGCGACGGATATCGTCGGAGCGGTCAGTCTAACACCGTCATCGAAGGTGACGATCTCTCCGAAGATCGACTGGGGACCGATCTTCGACATGCTCCTGGCAGTGTACGATCAGAACCGGTCGATCGACTACCACGGGATCCCACTTCAGGACTTCCTCTCTGACGATATCGAACTCGACGACGTGCTCGTGGTGATGGCGATCAACTACTTGGAGGGACTTGAGACCATCCAACGCAACGGGTACATCCGGGACCTGATCCTTCGACGGACCAACAGCCTTGAAGGTCGAGGAGAGATCGACGTCGAACAAACCCTTCTGAACCACGCCCGCGGGACTGTCGAGCCGAATTGGATCCGAAACGAAACGGAGTACGACAACGCTGCGAACTCGTTACTCCACTACGCAGGGAAAACACTGCTTCGGCTGTTCCGTCAGAACGCCTCGGAGTACGACCATCCCGGTTACGATCGTATCTTCTCAGAAGTTCATCGGGAGATCGAACGGTTGGAGGGGATGGGTGTTGACAGCGGGTTGGACCGTATCGACGAGTATCGGCGCATCACTCTCGGTGACTTGCCGAAACAACGCCAGTACTACCGAAAGGCGTTCGACGTCGCAAAGGCAGTGTTGTCGTCATCGCTCGGTCAGCAGCTCAAGGACGGACCTCGGGAGTTGGTTGTGGACTACGTCCTGAACATGGAGTCACTGTTCGAGCAGTACTCACAGGTGGTGATCGAGCGCGAACTCTCGTATATCAAGTCCTACGATCATTTCGATTCGATTGCCAACGTCAAACCTGCGTCGTCACCGTCAGTAAATCCGTTCGAAGGAGAGAACCAAATCTACCACGAGCCCGATCACGCGCTCCAAGAGGGCGAAGAAACGATCGCCGTTCTTGACTCCAAGTACTACGCAGAAGGGCACGATCCCGTTAAGGAGTCCCAGTCACGGTCACGGCTGTTCAGCTACGCCTACCTCCTGCACGCCGACAGACTCGCATTCCTGTGTCCGTTGCTCGAACCACGACGCCGTCGAGTTACACAGACTGGCGCAGAGTTGGAGATCGTCTCTCCGACGGGCGACTTCTCGCTAGACAAGTATGACGAAGTCGTACACGAGTACCTCCATAGCGTTCTCGTAGAGATCCACCCAGAACTAGAACCGTTCCACGCCATCGCAGAGAACAAGCTGTGTTTGGATGGGGTGGACGAGAGCGATCTCAGCAAAGCTGCCGATATGAACGGCCCCTTTGCATTCCAAGACCCCCGAGATTTCTCACTTCAGGTGGTAAAAGCGGCTGCTGATGAACACTCGTACAACGTTCGGAACCGGTACGACTTAGAACATGGTGGCGATTGGACGCGAGAACAGATCGAAACACGATGTGGCCGACGTAACGAGTACACGTGGACTTGCCTTCCCGTATTTTACGAGGGGGGAGGTGAAGACTGGGTAGACCTGTACTTCCTCAAACGAGATACGGGGGAAGTCGAGAAGGAAGGTCCGTTAAAACTCCTGTAA